In Phreatobacter aquaticus, a single genomic region encodes these proteins:
- the mog gene encoding molybdopterin adenylyltransferase produces the protein MSTTVPIGVVTVSDRASRGIYEDKGGPGIVAALTELFGSPWHPVARVVADEQALIERALVQLADEDLCPLILTTGGTGPALRDVTPEATEAVCEKMMPGFGELMRAVSLKVVPTAILSRQTAGIRGGSLIVNLPGKPSSIRECLDAVMPAIPYCIDLIGGPRLETNPAHCIAFRPKGA, from the coding sequence ATGAGTACAACCGTCCCTATCGGCGTGGTCACCGTCTCCGACCGCGCAAGCCGCGGCATCTACGAGGACAAGGGCGGCCCCGGCATCGTTGCCGCCCTCACCGAGCTTTTCGGCTCCCCGTGGCATCCCGTCGCCCGGGTGGTTGCGGACGAGCAGGCCCTGATCGAGCGGGCCCTGGTGCAGCTCGCCGACGAGGATCTCTGCCCGTTGATCCTGACCACCGGTGGCACCGGCCCGGCCCTGCGCGACGTGACGCCAGAAGCGACCGAGGCCGTCTGTGAGAAGATGATGCCAGGCTTTGGCGAACTCATGCGCGCCGTCAGCCTCAAGGTCGTACCGACAGCCATCCTATCGCGTCAGACCGCCGGCATCCGGGGTGGATCACTGATCGTCAACCTGCCCGGCAAGCCTTCATCGATCCGCGAGTGCCTGGATGCGGTCATGCCCGCTATTCCCTATTGCATCGACCTGATCGGTGGGCCGCGTCTGGAAACCAACCCGGCCCATTGCATTGCCTTCCGGCCGAAGGGCGCCTGA
- a CDS encoding DUF3833 family protein, translating into MTLSRRTLLSAPVLLAGLSPMVAEARPTASQPLVLERVFRGRLRAEGRFTSRLGGATRTLVALMNGRWDGRVLTLAEDFTYSDGERDRVTWRFTKLGEGRYAGTREDVIGTADVRNDGAALKLSYDALVKTGFGRLRVHFEDVIVARPDGSLYNTAVVTFFGIPVGDVELVIRRIR; encoded by the coding sequence ATGACCCTGTCCCGCCGCACCCTTCTATCTGCCCCCGTCCTGCTTGCCGGCCTTTCGCCGATGGTGGCTGAAGCCCGACCCACTGCATCCCAGCCGCTGGTTCTGGAGCGGGTCTTTCGCGGCCGCCTGCGCGCCGAGGGCCGTTTCACCAGCCGCCTTGGCGGCGCAACCCGCACGCTCGTTGCCTTGATGAACGGCCGCTGGGACGGCCGCGTCCTGACGCTCGCCGAGGACTTCACCTATTCAGACGGGGAGCGCGACCGGGTCACCTGGCGCTTCACCAAGCTTGGCGAGGGCCGCTATGCCGGGACCCGCGAAGATGTGATCGGCACGGCAGATGTCCGCAATGACGGTGCAGCGCTGAAGCTTTCCTACGACGCGCTGGTCAAGACCGGCTTCGGCCGTCTGCGCGTCCACTTCGAGGATGTCATTGTCGCCCGGCCCGACGGCTCGCTCTACAACACGGCCGTGGTTACCTTTTTCGGCATCCCGGTTGGCGACGTCGAACTGGTGATCCGTCGCATCCGTTGA
- a CDS encoding GNAT family N-acetyltransferase, with protein MTDRFEGRPWRKSAPIETRRLVLRDFTFDDVARTALYAGDPAVARMMAPVPLPFTEAHASAFIGDVLASNALGGGLGLAVARKREPDALIGTVTFAGEGAAVEIGWWFGRAFWGKGFATEAVMALIDVAFQAPHLETIVAGAFADNPASLRVHEKLGFRIIGHSRRTSAARGCAVDHIDMALTRADWQARQSSASEGTSGA; from the coding sequence ATGACCGATCGCTTTGAAGGCCGCCCCTGGCGGAAGTCCGCGCCCATCGAGACCCGCCGTCTCGTGCTGCGCGACTTCACCTTCGACGATGTCGCCCGCACCGCCCTCTATGCCGGCGATCCCGCCGTCGCCCGCATGATGGCGCCGGTGCCCCTGCCGTTCACCGAGGCGCATGCCTCGGCATTCATCGGCGATGTGCTGGCCTCCAATGCCTTGGGTGGGGGCCTCGGTCTGGCGGTCGCCCGCAAGCGCGAGCCCGACGCACTGATCGGCACCGTCACCTTCGCGGGCGAGGGCGCGGCCGTCGAGATCGGCTGGTGGTTCGGTCGCGCCTTCTGGGGCAAGGGCTTCGCCACCGAGGCGGTCATGGCGCTGATCGACGTCGCCTTCCAGGCGCCGCACCTCGAGACAATCGTCGCCGGGGCCTTCGCCGACAATCCGGCATCGCTCCGCGTCCACGAGAAGCTTGGCTTCCGCATCATCGGCCACTCGCGCCGGACGAGTGCGGCGCGCGGCTGTGCCGTCGACCATATCGACATGGCGCTCACCCGCGCCGACTGGCAGGCACGCCAGTCCTCTGCATCCGAAGGCACGTCTGGCGCGTAA
- a CDS encoding GNAT family N-acetyltransferase, which produces MTCLETELEGRPCGELLESCIPVLETERLVLRAPRFEDARAIAAVADDRRIAEMTANLPHPYAEKHAENWIANAWSGPDHPFLITLKTNGAPIGATGFVMPELGDPEIGYWLATAHWGKGYATEAARAVVDHLFTQHGVAAVAASARVVNPGSRRVIEKCGFQWIGVGLMRSRLLASSVPVDKFRLDRSTWASIKAWRDPILRRSVPEGLTD; this is translated from the coding sequence ATGACTTGCCTGGAAACCGAACTGGAAGGCCGCCCCTGCGGCGAACTGCTCGAGAGCTGTATCCCCGTCCTCGAGACTGAGCGGCTCGTTCTCCGTGCGCCGCGTTTCGAGGACGCGCGCGCGATCGCGGCGGTAGCCGATGATCGCCGTATCGCCGAAATGACGGCCAATCTTCCGCATCCTTACGCGGAAAAACATGCGGAGAATTGGATCGCCAATGCCTGGTCCGGTCCGGACCATCCCTTTCTCATCACGCTCAAGACCAACGGCGCGCCCATCGGTGCGACGGGCTTCGTGATGCCGGAGCTCGGCGATCCCGAAATCGGCTATTGGCTGGCCACCGCCCATTGGGGCAAGGGCTATGCGACGGAGGCCGCCCGGGCCGTCGTCGATCACCTGTTCACCCAGCACGGCGTTGCCGCCGTCGCTGCTTCCGCACGTGTGGTCAATCCCGGCTCGCGCCGAGTCATCGAGAAATGCGGCTTCCAGTGGATAGGCGTCGGGTTGATGCGCTCCAGGTTGCTCGCAAGTTCCGTCCCGGTTGACAAGTTCCGGCTGGATCGCAGCACCTGGGCCAGCATCAAGGCCTGGCGCGATCCGATCCTGCGGCGCTCCGTTCCGGAGGGCCTGACCGACTGA
- the rpmA gene encoding 50S ribosomal protein L27 has translation MAHKKAGGSSRNGRDSNSQRLGVKRFGGQAVLSGNILVRQRGTKFHPGTNVGLGKDHTLFATVDGRVEFRTKANNRTFVSVVPMAAAAE, from the coding sequence ATGGCTCACAAAAAGGCAGGCGGTTCGTCGAGAAACGGCCGCGATTCAAACTCACAGAGGCTGGGCGTGAAGCGCTTCGGCGGTCAGGCCGTGCTGTCTGGGAACATTCTTGTTCGCCAGCGCGGCACGAAGTTCCATCCCGGCACCAATGTCGGCCTCGGCAAGGATCACACCTTGTTCGCGACCGTAGACGGCCGCGTCGAGTTCCGCACCAAAGCGAATAACCGAACCTTTGTGTCGGTTGTTCCGATGGCTGCCGCAGCCGAGTAA
- a CDS encoding 50S ribosomal protein L21, producing MYAVIKTGGKQYKVAAADTITIEKLTAEPGDVVVFSEVLMLGGDAGITIGAPMIDGASVAAHVVRQARGPKTISFRKRRRQNSKRKRGHRQDLTVVQIGEILTGGAKPTLTAKAAVSTAAAVSEKPAKAPKAAAPAKFADLPAEGGRDSSNLSLIAGIGPTIEKKLRAAGITTWEHIAAWTAEDLEAKDKELALRGRAKREEWVEQAKELLAGKPPRAKVDQAEQKSGEDW from the coding sequence ATGTACGCAGTCATCAAGACTGGCGGCAAGCAATACAAGGTTGCCGCCGCCGACACGATCACCATCGAGAAGCTGACGGCAGAGCCGGGCGATGTCGTGGTGTTTTCCGAGGTTCTCATGCTCGGTGGCGACGCCGGTATCACCATTGGCGCCCCGATGATCGACGGCGCCTCGGTGGCCGCTCACGTCGTGCGCCAGGCCCGCGGCCCGAAGACGATTTCGTTCCGCAAGCGCCGCCGCCAGAATTCGAAGCGCAAGCGCGGTCATCGTCAGGATCTGACGGTCGTCCAGATCGGCGAGATCCTCACCGGTGGCGCCAAGCCGACGCTGACCGCCAAGGCCGCTGTATCGACCGCTGCCGCCGTGTCGGAAAAGCCCGCCAAGGCGCCGAAGGCTGCAGCGCCCGCCAAGTTCGCCGATCTGCCGGCCGAAGGTGGCCGCGATTCGTCGAATCTCTCGCTGATAGCCGGTATCGGTCCGACGATTGAGAAGAAGCTGCGCGCCGCCGGCATCACCACCTGGGAGCATATTGCTGCCTGGACCGCCGAGGACCTCGAGGCGAAGGACAAGGAGCTCGCGCTCCGCGGCCGCGCCAAGCGCGAGGAATGGGTCGAGCAGGCCAAGGAACTCCTGGCCGGCAAGCCGCCGCGTGCCAAGGTCGACCAGGCCGAACAGAAATCCGGTGAGGACTGGTAA
- a CDS encoding tyrosine-type recombinase/integrase — protein MARALNKLSAKAVGSLVKQPGTHSDGGGLYLKVDGNGARWLFMFKRNGENRREMGLGGAVGANAVSLADARAAASDARDLLANGIDPIAERKRQGHRAAAVTFGEAALAHIERKRGGWKNAKHGQQWGNSLQQHGAKLWAIPVADVDTEAVLACLQPIWLKIPETASRVRQRIEAILDAAKALKLREGENPARLKGHLDHLLAKAKKSGAGHHAALPWQEVPAFLVDLRERKGMAPRALEFLILTAGRTGEVLGATWAEINLREQTWLVPAERMKAGVAHRVPLTDAAIQLLKSIRLEGAEPSDAVFPSQDLKRPMSNMALLQLLKRMNANDRTTAHGLRSSFRQWVQDNRPSDRDAAEAALAHQLGDDVERAYARSDLFARRIALMEGWSDFVEGVAGANVVQMRRA, from the coding sequence ATGGCTCGGGCGCTGAACAAGCTGAGTGCGAAGGCGGTGGGCTCGCTCGTCAAGCAGCCGGGCACCCATTCTGACGGTGGTGGTCTCTACCTAAAGGTCGATGGAAACGGCGCTCGCTGGCTCTTCATGTTCAAGCGTAACGGTGAGAACCGACGCGAAATGGGGCTCGGCGGCGCGGTGGGCGCCAATGCGGTATCGCTTGCCGATGCCCGCGCGGCCGCTTCGGACGCCCGAGATCTGCTGGCCAACGGCATCGATCCCATCGCGGAGCGCAAGCGGCAGGGCCATCGGGCAGCTGCAGTGACATTCGGCGAGGCGGCGCTGGCGCATATCGAGCGCAAGCGCGGCGGCTGGAAGAATGCCAAGCACGGGCAGCAGTGGGGCAACAGCCTCCAGCAGCATGGGGCAAAGCTCTGGGCGATACCGGTCGCGGACGTCGACACAGAGGCAGTTCTCGCCTGCCTCCAGCCGATCTGGCTGAAGATCCCCGAGACCGCTTCACGCGTTCGGCAGCGGATCGAGGCCATACTCGATGCCGCCAAGGCATTGAAGTTGCGCGAAGGCGAAAACCCGGCGCGCCTGAAGGGCCATCTCGACCATCTGCTCGCTAAGGCCAAGAAGAGTGGTGCCGGACATCATGCGGCGTTGCCGTGGCAAGAGGTCCCAGCCTTCCTAGTCGATCTCCGCGAGCGCAAAGGGATGGCGCCGCGCGCGCTGGAGTTCCTGATCCTGACGGCCGGACGCACTGGCGAGGTTCTGGGGGCAACCTGGGCCGAGATCAATCTGAGGGAGCAGACCTGGCTGGTGCCGGCCGAGCGCATGAAGGCAGGCGTCGCGCACCGCGTGCCGCTGACCGATGCGGCTATTCAGCTCCTCAAATCCATCCGTCTTGAGGGTGCCGAACCATCGGATGCGGTGTTCCCCAGCCAGGACCTGAAGCGGCCGATGTCGAATATGGCGCTGTTGCAACTCCTGAAGCGCATGAACGCGAATGACCGGACGACGGCGCACGGACTGCGCAGCTCCTTCCGCCAATGGGTCCAGGATAATCGTCCGAGCGATCGCGATGCGGCGGAGGCCGCACTTGCCCATCAGCTTGGTGACGACGTCGAGCGCGCCTATGCCCGATCCGACCTGTTCGCCCGCCGGATCGCGCTGATGGAAGGGTGGTCGGATTTCGTTGAAGGGGTCGCAGGGGCCAACGTGGTCCAGATGCGGCGAGCTTGA
- a CDS encoding helix-turn-helix transcriptional regulator, translated as MNTNTPITAIATKPARRLIAKTDVCDAYVISPATLDRLIRHKGFPHIKIGSRTLFRVEDVEAFFAGRVRCNS; from the coding sequence ATGAACACCAACACCCCCATCACCGCCATTGCTACCAAGCCGGCGCGCCGCCTGATCGCCAAGACGGACGTGTGCGACGCCTACGTCATCTCGCCCGCGACGCTCGACCGCCTGATCCGCCATAAGGGCTTCCCGCACATCAAGATCGGCTCCCGCACGCTTTTCCGCGTTGAGGATGTCGAGGCCTTCTTCGCGGGACGTGTTCGCTGCAACTCCTAA
- the hsdR gene encoding EcoAI/FtnUII family type I restriction enzme subunit R: MDRRDKLRLSEIDICDLFITPAIKSAGWDPLTQIRREVTLTPGPVIVRGNLSSRNKKKKKFADYVLSWKLSLPIAIVEAKDNNFSVSHGLQQALGYADILQLPSAFSSNGDGFASHNKTAAAGEDIETEFPLDHFPPPHELWSRYKTFHNIADQEVALVEQPYHVDSDGKEPRYYQVEAINRTVEAIAKGQKRILLVMATGTGKTYTTFQIIWRLWKARKAKRILFLADRNILVDQTLVNDFKPFGAVMTKVKNRKVDPAYEVHLALYQALTGQEESDKIFKSVSRDFFDLIVVDECHRGSAAEDSAWREILDYFNGAVQIGMTATPKETEYVSNITYFGDPVYTYTLKQGIEDGFLAPYKVIRIDIDRDVEGWTPPPGMVDDLGNQVEEREYNQRDMDRILVLNQRTKLVAERVMKLLRATDPMSKTIIFCEDIDHAERMRKAIVNAAGDLARNNSKYVMRITGDSTEGKAELDRFIDPEEPYPVIATTSQLLTTGVDAKTCKLIVLDRTINSMTMFKQIIGRGTRIDEDNNKFFFTIMDFKKATELFRDPAFDGEPVVIYEPGNDDDPVPPDPEPEDEDAPGGDGSDDEPGVTKIRISGVDAQIIAEQIQYVGPDGQLITESYREFARKQIISEYRSLDQFIQKWRVSDRKKAIIDELEEHGIVLSNLADEVGKDIGDFDLLCHIAYDQPPLTRRERAEKVKKRNYFAKYGDKARAVLEGLLDKYADEGITTIEETKVLRLTPFADIGTPTEIINGAFGGKAKYEQALNELEDQIYGQASNE, encoded by the coding sequence ATGGACCGACGGGATAAGCTGCGCCTAAGCGAGATTGATATTTGCGACCTTTTCATTACGCCCGCGATCAAGAGCGCCGGCTGGGATCCGCTGACACAAATCCGACGTGAAGTGACGCTTACACCTGGTCCTGTCATTGTTCGTGGTAATCTGTCTTCAAGGAACAAAAAGAAGAAGAAATTTGCAGACTATGTCCTGTCTTGGAAGCTATCGCTTCCGATCGCTATCGTTGAAGCCAAGGACAACAATTTTTCGGTTTCCCACGGTTTGCAGCAAGCCCTTGGCTATGCAGACATCTTACAACTGCCGAGCGCATTTAGCTCAAACGGGGATGGTTTCGCGTCGCACAACAAAACAGCAGCGGCGGGTGAGGACATAGAGACAGAGTTTCCGCTCGATCATTTTCCTCCGCCACACGAGCTGTGGAGCCGATACAAGACGTTTCACAATATCGCGGATCAAGAAGTCGCGCTTGTTGAACAGCCCTACCATGTCGATTCTGACGGCAAGGAGCCTCGCTACTATCAAGTGGAGGCAATCAACCGAACCGTAGAGGCAATCGCTAAAGGGCAGAAGCGCATCCTGCTCGTGATGGCGACCGGTACGGGGAAAACTTACACGACATTCCAGATCATTTGGAGACTTTGGAAGGCCAGAAAAGCGAAGCGAATCCTGTTCCTCGCCGACAGAAACATCCTCGTCGATCAAACGCTGGTCAATGACTTCAAGCCCTTTGGCGCGGTCATGACCAAGGTGAAAAATCGGAAGGTCGATCCGGCCTATGAGGTCCACCTCGCGCTGTATCAGGCGCTGACCGGTCAGGAGGAATCCGATAAGATTTTTAAGTCCGTTTCGCGTGACTTCTTCGATCTTATCGTTGTGGACGAATGTCATCGGGGAAGCGCGGCCGAGGATTCAGCGTGGCGTGAAATCCTCGACTATTTCAATGGCGCGGTTCAAATCGGTATGACGGCCACGCCCAAGGAGACAGAGTACGTTTCCAACATCACCTACTTTGGCGACCCGGTTTACACCTACACGCTCAAGCAGGGCATCGAAGACGGCTTCCTGGCGCCGTATAAGGTGATCCGTATCGATATCGACCGGGATGTCGAGGGCTGGACCCCGCCACCCGGAATGGTCGATGACCTCGGCAACCAGGTTGAGGAACGCGAATACAATCAGAGGGATATGGATCGCATTCTGGTCCTCAACCAGCGAACCAAGCTCGTTGCAGAACGTGTGATGAAGCTGCTTCGGGCAACGGACCCGATGTCGAAGACCATCATCTTTTGCGAGGACATCGACCACGCAGAGCGGATGCGCAAGGCGATTGTCAACGCAGCTGGCGACTTGGCTCGCAACAACTCGAAATACGTCATGCGTATTACGGGTGACAGTACCGAAGGCAAGGCGGAGTTGGACCGGTTCATCGACCCCGAAGAGCCATATCCCGTTATCGCCACCACCTCTCAGCTCCTTACGACGGGTGTAGACGCCAAAACCTGCAAGCTGATCGTCCTCGACCGCACGATCAACTCGATGACCATGTTCAAGCAAATTATTGGGCGTGGCACACGGATCGACGAGGACAATAACAAGTTCTTTTTTACGATCATGGATTTTAAGAAGGCCACCGAGTTGTTCCGAGATCCGGCCTTCGATGGCGAGCCGGTTGTCATCTACGAGCCCGGCAACGACGATGATCCTGTGCCACCTGATCCAGAGCCGGAGGATGAAGATGCCCCCGGTGGCGATGGCTCGGACGATGAACCTGGAGTCACCAAAATTCGCATTAGCGGTGTGGATGCGCAGATCATCGCCGAGCAGATCCAATATGTTGGGCCAGATGGCCAACTGATCACTGAATCCTATCGCGAGTTCGCCCGTAAGCAGATCATCTCGGAGTATCGGTCGCTGGATCAGTTCATCCAGAAATGGCGCGTGAGCGATCGCAAAAAGGCGATCATCGACGAGTTGGAAGAGCATGGCATCGTGCTCTCCAACCTGGCGGACGAGGTTGGCAAGGACATCGGCGATTTCGATCTGCTGTGCCACATTGCCTACGATCAGCCGCCACTCACGCGTCGAGAGCGGGCCGAGAAGGTCAAGAAACGGAACTATTTCGCCAAATACGGCGACAAGGCTAGAGCCGTTCTGGAAGGGCTGCTCGACAAATACGCGGATGAAGGCATAACCACGATTGAGGAAACGAAGGTGCTTCGGCTGACGCCCTTTGCGGACATCGGGACCCCGACTGAGATCATCAACGGGGCGTTTGGCGGCAAGGCGAAGTACGAGCAGGCCCTCAACGAACTAGAAGATCAGATTTACGGGCAGGCATCGAACGAATGA
- a CDS encoding HsdM family class I SAM-dependent methyltransferase, producing MSNISGIIKSIQDIMRKDAGVDGDAQRIGQMVWMFFLKIYDDREVELELVEDDYKSPLPEHLRWRSWAANKEGLTGEGLAEFVNLQLFPKLKTLVPPPGDLGRKASVVRDVFEDANNFMKNGTLIRQVINKINEIDFNSREDRHTFGAIYEQILKDLQSAGNAGEFYTPRAVTKFIINRLNPKLDEIVFDPACGTGGFLSCAVEHKRKLVKSPTDEETLRRTIHGVEKKALPHMLCVTNMILNGIDTPSGIKHGNTLSKPYRDYGDKDRVHVIATNPPFGGMEEDGIENNFPSHLRTRETADLFMALIIKLLRSHGRAAVVLPDGFLFGEGTKSTLKQQLLEECNLHTIVRLPNGVFAPYTGIKTNILFFTKGVPTKDIWFYEHPYPEGVTSYNKTKPMQFEEFQTEQDWWGTESDGFKARKPTEQAWKVSAAEIAANGHNLDRKNPHQAAAVDHDPEALLIAYGDTQKSIQSLRDELKAILSDALSR from the coding sequence ATGAGCAACATCTCGGGTATCATCAAGTCCATTCAGGACATCATGCGCAAAGACGCCGGCGTCGATGGCGATGCGCAGCGCATCGGTCAGATGGTCTGGATGTTCTTCCTCAAGATTTACGATGACCGGGAAGTCGAACTGGAACTCGTCGAAGACGATTATAAATCCCCCTTGCCGGAGCATCTGCGCTGGCGGAGCTGGGCGGCCAACAAGGAAGGGCTGACGGGCGAAGGCCTCGCCGAGTTCGTCAACCTTCAACTCTTCCCAAAGCTGAAAACGCTCGTGCCGCCACCCGGCGATCTTGGACGCAAAGCGTCGGTTGTTCGTGATGTCTTCGAAGACGCGAACAATTTCATGAAGAACGGTACACTGATCCGGCAAGTGATCAACAAGATCAACGAGATCGATTTCAACAGCCGCGAAGACCGACACACCTTTGGTGCGATCTACGAGCAGATTCTCAAGGACTTGCAAAGCGCGGGAAATGCCGGCGAGTTCTACACACCACGCGCCGTGACAAAGTTCATCATCAACCGGCTGAACCCGAAGCTCGATGAGATCGTGTTCGATCCGGCCTGTGGCACGGGTGGCTTTCTGTCCTGCGCCGTGGAGCACAAGCGAAAGTTGGTGAAGTCGCCGACCGATGAGGAAACGCTCCGGCGCACCATTCATGGCGTGGAGAAGAAGGCTCTCCCGCACATGCTTTGCGTGACGAATATGATCCTTAACGGGATTGACACGCCATCGGGCATCAAGCACGGCAACACGCTTTCAAAGCCGTATCGGGATTACGGCGACAAGGATCGCGTCCATGTCATCGCGACCAACCCGCCTTTCGGCGGCATGGAAGAGGATGGCATCGAGAACAACTTCCCTTCGCATCTGCGCACGCGGGAAACAGCCGATCTCTTCATGGCGCTGATCATCAAACTGCTGCGCTCACATGGTCGCGCGGCTGTGGTGCTGCCTGATGGCTTCCTCTTCGGCGAAGGCACGAAATCGACTCTCAAGCAGCAGCTTCTGGAGGAGTGCAACCTCCATACGATCGTGCGCCTGCCAAATGGCGTTTTTGCACCCTATACCGGCATCAAGACGAACATCCTGTTCTTCACCAAGGGCGTTCCGACCAAGGATATCTGGTTCTACGAGCACCCCTACCCGGAAGGCGTGACGAGCTACAATAAGACCAAGCCGATGCAGTTCGAAGAGTTTCAGACCGAACAAGATTGGTGGGGCACCGAGTCGGATGGCTTCAAGGCGCGCAAGCCGACCGAACAGGCCTGGAAGGTGAGCGCGGCTGAGATTGCTGCCAATGGCCATAATCTCGATCGGAAGAACCCTCATCAGGCGGCAGCGGTAGACCACGATCCGGAGGCACTGTTGATCGCCTACGGCGACACGCAGAAATCCATCCAGTCCTTGCGCGACGAGCTGAAGGCGATCCTCTCCGACGCCCTGTCACGGTGA
- a CDS encoding restriction endonuclease subunit S, producing MANVADILTDNLDIWTSAIERRSTAGRGRSKKFSLYGIEKLRALILDLAVRGKLVPQDPNEEPASVLLESIAKDRKTRLKPRTADFRAAPKILNRTLPNGWCIARLDCLANSQAGFAFKSNDFNEIGAGLPLIRIRDVGLQFSGTYYSGEYREEFVVTEGDYLISMDGEFRVAVWTNGPALLNQRVSRLQFYSDKIAKQYVVIDLQKQLSKLQGVKAYTTVDHLSGKQISEAEIALPPLAEQHRIVAKVDELMALCDRLEAQTYDAIEAHELLVGNLLATLPRSQNAEELAENWARIETHFDTLLTTEASVDQLKQTILQLAVMGKLVPQDPNDEPASELLSRIAAAKSRMISIGKLKSTKSPPPIRANERPFQLPVAWQWCRLSEAIDVRDGTHDSPKDATGNETFPLVTSKDFKNGKIDFENARRISAEDHFIISKRSLVERDDILFSMIGGNLGNQVQVKTDEQFSVKNVALFKYYDRNMTLPEFIKIFLENIAFDLQIKASGGAQPFVSLGYLRAVIFALPPVEEQRRIVAKVKELFRHLDLIREAFNCTRVAQVSFADAIASKAVS from the coding sequence ATGGCAAACGTTGCAGACATTCTGACCGACAACCTGGACATCTGGACGAGCGCGATTGAGCGTCGGTCCACGGCAGGACGTGGGAGATCGAAGAAATTCAGCCTCTACGGCATTGAGAAGCTGCGTGCGCTCATTCTGGATTTGGCCGTGCGCGGAAAGTTGGTTCCGCAGGACCCAAATGAAGAGCCCGCGTCGGTGCTATTGGAGAGCATAGCGAAAGACCGCAAAACTCGGTTGAAACCGAGAACGGCAGATTTTCGCGCTGCACCAAAGATACTGAATAGGACCCTCCCAAACGGCTGGTGTATTGCTCGTCTTGATTGTCTTGCGAATTCCCAAGCTGGGTTCGCGTTCAAATCAAACGACTTCAATGAGATTGGGGCAGGTCTTCCACTGATTCGTATTCGCGATGTGGGGCTTCAATTTTCTGGCACATACTACAGCGGCGAGTATCGTGAAGAGTTTGTCGTCACCGAGGGTGACTACCTGATCAGCATGGATGGTGAGTTTCGGGTGGCAGTTTGGACCAATGGGCCCGCGCTACTGAATCAACGAGTTTCTCGTCTGCAATTCTATTCCGATAAAATCGCAAAACAGTATGTGGTAATTGATCTGCAAAAGCAGCTGTCGAAGCTACAAGGCGTCAAAGCCTACACGACAGTTGACCATCTATCTGGAAAGCAGATTTCGGAAGCTGAGATTGCGCTTCCTCCCCTAGCCGAGCAGCATCGGATCGTCGCGAAGGTCGATGAATTGATGGCCCTGTGCGATCGGCTGGAAGCGCAGACCTACGATGCGATCGAGGCGCATGAGCTACTGGTCGGCAACCTCCTCGCCACATTGCCGAGAAGCCAGAACGCCGAGGAACTGGCCGAGAATTGGGCGCGCATTGAAACCCATTTCGACACGCTCTTGACCACCGAAGCCAGCGTCGATCAGCTGAAGCAGACCATTCTGCAACTCGCTGTGATGGGCAAACTCGTCCCGCAGGACCCGAACGATGAACCGGCGTCGGAGCTCCTTAGCAGGATAGCTGCCGCAAAAAGCCGTATGATTTCAATTGGAAAGCTTAAGTCGACGAAGTCGCCTCCACCGATTAGGGCCAACGAAAGACCGTTTCAATTGCCGGTCGCTTGGCAATGGTGTCGCCTTAGTGAAGCGATCGACGTCAGAGATGGTACGCACGATTCTCCGAAGGACGCCACAGGCAACGAGACTTTCCCTCTCGTAACGAGCAAAGATTTTAAGAATGGGAAAATTGATTTTGAAAATGCCCGACGTATATCTGCTGAAGACCATTTTATTATATCAAAGCGGTCCCTAGTTGAGCGAGATGATATTCTGTTTTCGATGATAGGAGGAAATTTAGGAAATCAGGTGCAGGTCAAGACAGACGAACAATTCAGCGTAAAAAATGTGGCGTTGTTTAAGTATTACGATCGAAATATGACATTACCAGAATTTATTAAGATTTTTTTAGAGAATATAGCATTCGATCTGCAGATAAAGGCATCGGGTGGGGCGCAGCCGTTTGTTTCACTGGGTTATCTGAGGGCCGTTATTTTTGCATTACCGCCCGTCGAGGAACAACGGCGTATCGTCGCTAAGGTCAAAGAATTATTCCGCCACCTTGATTTGATACGCGAAGCTTTTAATTGCACTCGTGTAGCGCAGGTAAGCTTTGCTGACGCTATCGCTTCCAAAGCCGTGTCTTAA